The Barnesiella intestinihominis YIT 11860 DNA window AGAGCGGAAAATTAGAGCTCGAAGTCGCCGAACTGAATATAGCGAATGCCAAAGCCGGCTACTACCCCAATCTCTCCTTGAATGCCGGTATAGGCAGCGGACACAATACAGGGAACAACGGGAGTTTCGGGACTCAAATGAAACAAGGATTCAACGAATCGGTCGGGCTGACGCTATCCGTCCCTATATATAGCCGCCGCTCTAACAAATCGGCTGTCGAACGGGCAAAAATTCAACAAAAAATCAGCCAATTGGATCTTAAAAATCAAGAAAAGGATTTGCTGAACCAAATAGAAAACGCATGGCTCGATGCTTCGTCTGCCCAATCGAAATACCTTGCGGCAAAAGAACAGCTCAACGCCACAAAGACCTCCTACGAACTCACCGAAGAACAGTTCTACCTCGGTATGAAAAATACGGTCGAGATGCTCACGGCGAAAAACAGCTGGCTGTCGGCTCAACAAGAAGAACTGCAATCCCGCTTCATGGCTTTGCTCAATTTGAGACTACTCGACTATTACGAAAACAAACCTCTTACCCTCGACTAACTCAAACTCGAATATAAACTGTCATCGAAATATGAAATCAAAAAAAATCATCATCGTTACCGTATCGACCGTTGTCGCCATCGCCATACTCTGGTTCTGTTTCGGCGGGAAGTCGAAGAGCGCGAACTATGTTATCGAAACGGCTCAGGCTGTACGAGGAGACGTCTCGGAAGCCGTCACGGCAACCGGGACAATCGAGCCGGTCACACAAGTCGAAGTCGGGACACAAGTATCGGGTATCATAGACAAACTGTATGCCGACTACAACTCCATCGTAACCAAAGGACAACTCATCGCCGAAATGGATAAAGTCACTTTGCAAAGCGAACTCACCTCCCAGCAGGCCACGTACGACGGAGCAAAAGCCGAATATGAATATCAAGAAAAAAACTTTTTCAGAAACAAGGCCCTGCACGAGAAACAACTCATCAGCGACACCGAATACGAAGAGTCGAAATACAACTACGCAAAAGCTAAAAGCACCTTCGAAAGCAGCGAGGCAAATCTGGCTAAGGCTAAACGAAATTTAGCTTATGCCACTATTACTTCGCCTATTGACGGCGTAGTCATCAGTCGGGCGGTCGAAGAAGGACAAACCGTAGCTGCCGGATTCGAAACGCCGACCCTCTTTACCATTGCTGCCGACCTGACCCAAATGCAGGTTATAGCCGATGTCGATGAAGCCGATATTGGCGGGGTGCAAGAGGGGCAAAGAGTCATATTCACCGTCGACGCTTACCCCAACGACACGTTTGAGGGAACAGTCACACAAGTGCGCTTAGAGGCCACGGAAGAAAGCAATGTAGTCACTTACGAAGTGGTTATCTCTGCCCATAATCCCGATTTGAAATTAAAACCGGGATTAACCGCCAACATCACCATTTACACCGCCGAACGCCGCAATGTCGTGAATATACCGCTCAAAGCCCTTCGATTCGTTCCCGATCCGCCATCGGGCAAAAAACGCCACGAACCGGAAGATTTGCCTCAACAAGAAATATCCGGAAACGACAGCTTGAAAATCGTCTGGGTACAAGACGGGCAAGAATGGAAACCTCGTAAGGTCGTCGTAGGCATGGACAATAGCGTAAACGTCGAAATTTGCTCCGGGTTGGAAGCCGGTGAAACCGTAGCCATAGACCGCAAAAGTAATATAAGCGCAACCAATCGACAATCATCGGAAGAGAAAGAAGAAAGCCCGTTCATGCCCAAACCGCCGGGAAAAAAGAAATAATCAGGAAACCGACATGACAACGAACGAAATCATTCGATTAGAAAACATAAGACGCAATTTTATCGTAGGGAGTGAAACCGTACATGCTCTGCGAGGTGTCAATTTCACCATAAATTCCGGTGAGTTCGTAACCATTATGGGAACCAGCGGCTCGGGAAAATCCACTCTGCTCAATATACTCGGCTGCCTCGACACCCCCACATCGGGAGAGTATTACCTCGATGGTATTTCGGTTCGGAGTATGGGTAAAAACGAACGGTCGGTTTTGCGAAATCGGAAAATCGGGTTCGTATTTCAATCCTACAACTTGTTACCCAAAACGACCGCACTCGAAAACGTGGAATTACCCCTCATGTACAACTCCTCCATCTCGGCCAAAGAAAGACACGAACTGGCATCGAAAGCTCTTGATGCCGTTGGACTGTCCGAGCGAAAAAATCATAAATCCAACCAAATGTCGGGAGGGCAACAACAGCGGGTAGCGATAGCTCGCGCATTGGTTAACAACCCTGTAATCATTCTTGCCGACGAAGCCACAGGAAACCTTGACACCCGGACTTCATTCGAAATTTTGGTTCTCTTTCAAGAACTGCATGCCCGGGGACGTACCATTATCTTTGTGACCCACAATCCTGAATTATCGGCATATAGTAGCCGAAACATCGTATTACGGGACGGGAAAGTAATCTCCGATATACGGAACGAAAAACAAGCATCGGCTTTGGAAATGCTGCAAAAACTACCGGTGGAAACCGACTAAGGAATAATATTATGAATCTGACCAATCTGACTAAAATAGCTCTAAAAGCGCTCAATAACAATAAGCTACGTTGCTTCCTCACCATGTTGGGTATCATCATCGGCGTAGCATCCGTCATCACGATGCTGGCCATCGGGCAAGGTTCGAAACGAAGCATACGAGAACAAATCTCAGAAATGGGTTCAAACATGATCATGATACACCCCGGCAACATGGAAAGAGGAGGTGTAAGGCAAGACGCATCGTCTATGCAAACACTCAAATTAAACGATTATAAATCCATCTCCGAACAAGCTGAATACGTGTCGGCTTGTTCCCCCTCGGTAAACAGCAGCGGACAATTCATATATGGAGCGAACAACTATCCCAGTACGATATACGGTATTACCGAAGATTATCTGGATATTCGTAAAATTTCTTTGGAAGAGGGAAGCATGTTCACTCCACAAGACGTCATCACTTCTGCCAAAGTCTGTTTAATCGGGAAAACCATTACCGACAATCTCTTCCCCAATGGAGAAAGCCCGATCGGAAAAGTAATCCGGTTCAATAAAATTCCACTTAAAGTCATAGGTACTCTCACGCCCAAAGGATACAACAGCATGGGTATGGACCAAGACGATATGGTACTCGCACCGTATACTACGGTACAGAAACGCATTCTCGCCATTACCTACTTGCAAGGTATCTACTGTTCGGCATTGTCGGAAGAACTTACCCCTCAGGCAACCGAAGAAATCAGCGAGATTCTACGGAAAAACCATAAAATAAAAGAAGGAGAAGATGATGATTTCGAAATACGTTCACAAGAAGAACTAAGTTCCATGTTAAGCTCGACAACCGACATGATGACAATCTTGCTCGCCTGCATTGCAGGTATATCGTTATTAGTCGGAGGTATCGGAATCATGAATATCATGTATGTCTCCGTAACGGAACGCACTCGGGAAATAGGGTTGCGCATGTCCATCGGAGCCAGGGGTATCGATATCCTCGCCCAATTTCTTATCGAAGCCGTTCTCATCAGCGTTACCGGCGGCATTATCGGGGTCGTCTTCGGAGTAGGTGCATCGGTAATCGTCAACGTCCTGTTCAAATGGCCTGTCTACGTACAAGCCTATTCGGTCATACTTTCTTTCTTCGTTTGTACGATAACCGGGATATTCTTCGGTTGGTATCCGGCTCGTAAAGCCGCTAATCTCGATCCCATCGAAGCGATTCGCTACGAATAATTTCACTTTTACCTTTCGAATGAATATATTTGTACAATGGCATCCGATAAGCTACATCTAAGTAAAAAATGGAATACCGTCTTTATACATCTGGCGGCATGGAGTATCTTGTTTATTTTTCCACTCTTGTTTATCGAACGATTCGGGAACATCAACCGAATGCACAATTTCAGCCTGATAAAATTTTATATCCAACCGATTTGCATAGCCTGTATTTTTTACATCAACTACTTATGGCTCATCGATAAAGTCCTGTTTCGTAAAAAAACCATACGATTCATTCTCTACAATTTATTACTGGTAGTCATGGCCAATATAGCTATCTATTTGGTACACCGCATGGTCATTCCCGAAAGCATTCTGCATCAAAGACCCACTCCCATTCCCCCTCCTCGCCCAGGGTTCATGCAATGGCAAGATTCCATTACACTGGTTCTGGTCGTTGGGCTGAGTGCCGCTATAAAAGTCACTCAAAAATGGATCACCACCGAAAAAGAACGTAAGCAGTTGGAACAGGAACGTACCGAAGCAGAATTGAAAAAATTGAAAAATCAACTCAATCCTCATTTTCTATTCAATACGCTCAACAATATCTACTCGCTTATCGCTATCAGTCCCGAACGGGCCCAAAGCGCAGTTCTTGAACTGAGCAAGTTGTTGCGTTACGTCCTCTACGAAAATACACAGCCCTATGTTCCTATGGAAAAAGAACTGGAATTCAACCATAACTACATCGAGCTCATGCGATTGAGGCTCGCCCGCCACGTCCAAGTAGATGTAAATATTCCTACCGGCTTGTGTCGAGGGTATAAAATAGCACCGTTGCTTTTCATCACACTCATCGAGAATGCTTTCAAACACGGGACCAGCGCATCTACCCGATCTTTCGTAAAAATCAATATGTCCGAACCTTCACCGGGAGTTATCGAATGCGATATAGAAAACAGCAGCTTCCCGAAAAATGAAACCGACAAGAGCGGTTCGGGTATCGGACTAAAAAATCTATCCCGACAACTCGAACTTCTATACCCGGGAAAATATAATCTGCATGCCGAGAGCGATTCGCACATCTACCGCTCCATGTTGACTATCGACCTGAATTAAATAAACACTGCGACTATGATATTGAAATGTTGTATTATCGACGATGAACCCCTTGCAATCGAGCTACTGGAAAGCTATGTCAAGAAAACGCCTTTTCTACAATTGGAGGCTTCGTTTACCTCGGCTGTTCAAGCGATCGAAAGAATCTCGAAAGGAGATATAGATTTGATATTTCTCGATATACAAATGCCCGAGCTGGACGGTATGGAATTTTCTCGCATGATAGAAGGGAAAAGCCGTGTCATTTTCACTACGGCATTCGGACAATATGCCGTAGACAGTTATAAAGTCAACGCCGTCGATTATTTGTTGAAACCTTTTGCCTACACCGATTTCCTGAAAGCGGCACAAAAAGCGTTGCAATGGTTCGAATTATCGTCCGGGACGGGTGAAATGCATTCCCCAGACAAATCATATATCTTTGTAAAAAGCGATTATAAACTTAAACAGATTCCCCTCGATAAAGTACTCTATATCGAAGGGCTGAAAGATTATGTAAAAATTTACCTCGAAGACGAACCGCACCCCATTCTTTCCCTGCTTAGCTTGAAATCTCTCGAAGAAATGTTACCCGATAGCCGGTTCATTCGGGTGCACCGGTCGTTCATCGTACAGGGTTGTAAAATCAAAATGATCGATCGAAACCGAATCGTATTTGGTAAAGAATACATTCCTATTTCGGATACTTACAAAGATTCTTTCGCCGAATTTATCTCCCGCCACACTCCGCTATCCAACAAATAGAACGAGAGACATAAGTCTTGTTCAACCCATGCCTCTCGCTCGTTACTTAAATTTATTTCAGTTTTAGGAAGCATCATAAATCCTGCGCAGAAAGGAACCCAACTGTCCGACACACAACCCGCAAGCCACAGACAATCCCATGTAAGCCAACCAAGTGTGTGCACAAGTCCAACAAGGATTGTAAATCATTTCTTTGGCAAATATCAAGCATAGAACCGTACAAATTGCAATAACAAGTACCGAAACGACAAATGAAATTTTGGCTTCTATGCTCCATCGCTTGCGAGGCAGTCTATTCAACACCCTACGCGTGAACCACTTATCTGTCCGAAGTTCCAACGAATGATCGCCGAAAAACTCCCGCCACTGATTGTCATTCCATTCATTCATATCCGTTTTTCTTTAAATATTCACCCAATTTTTGTTTTGCACGAAATAAATGCGACTTTACCGTACCTTCCGATATACTCATAATCTCTGCTATCTTTGCCACGGCAAGGTCCTCGACGAAGAATAAAGTTATCGCCGTTCGCTCCTCGGGGCGTAAAATAGACAAAGCTCGCGATATATCGATATTCCGGTCCACACACTCAGGAGGTTGCTCCAACAGATTGGCCACCTCGTCCACAGAAGCATCTTCCCATTCCCGGCTCTTTCGTAACTCATCGTAAAACACATTGTAAGCTACTCGATAAATCCATGTCGAAAAAGAAGACAAGCCTTTATAACTACGCAAATTATAATAAACTTTGATAAAAGTCTCCTGCGCCAAATCATCGCTGAGCACTGGATCTCCACCGGTAAGATTCAGGAAAAAGCGTTTCAATCGCACCTGATACTTATCGACAAGGCAGGCAAAAGCCCGCCGATCGTCGAACAAAGCACAACGAGTCACCCACGCTATATCCTCGTTCTTATTCATCGCTCCGGCCTACTCGATTTCGGTAGTTTGCTCATCGGTATCACGAACTTCTTTTCGCGATTCTACCCGATAAAGAATCAGTTTCCCTATACCTATCAAAGTGAATATAGCCGCCAAACCAACCAAAAGAGCCCCGAAACCTTCGTCCAATTCATAAGCCCCACCTATACACCATATAAAAGACCCGATTCCGACAGCCGTACAAACAAGACCTTGATTCAGAGTGGAAAATTTACTGGGTCGCTTCGACTCCGGTTCGTCGAAAAAGCCTTCGGGCAATTCTCGACCCGACTCTATCGCTTTCTCCATCACCCGATAGCGGGATTGTACTTTTTTATTACGATAATAAATATAGAAAAAGACAATTAAAAAAGCGATAAGAAAAGGTGAAACAATAGCAAAAAGAGGAACCAAAGAATCTATTATATCCTCGGCATCCGGCTCATCTTGAAAGAACGTTTTATCCCGTTCAAATTCGAGTTCTTTCATACGTATTTGAAAAGCCTCGCTCGAAGTCATACCGTTAAGTGTATCGGCTGCTACGACCGCTTCTTGTTGTGCCACAGGGCCATTCGATTTCAGAGGAGCTGTTGCCTCGGTTGCTGTTACGGCTCCTGTCCACGATACGATAGACAAAAGCATCATCATAAACATCTTTTTCATATTCTCTTCTATTTTAATTTTATAGGTTATTTATAGTCGTTCTCTTTCCGGAAATTCAATCATTAGACGTAACCAACCACTCGTTTGGTTGCAGAAACCTTGAATTTTTTTTCAAAAATAGTCTAAATGAAGGAACGGCACACATTATCTGCATGAAAATGAGATTAAAGAATGTTCTCTCTTTCTGTTGTTCCCGTATCATCGCAAAATGGAACATCGACGACATAAAAGAGATGAAACCAATCGACAAAAAGATTCATTAAAAGAAGGCAAAGGAAGTACCCAAAAGGGAAGCACATATTTTATATGCGAACTGTATAAAATACCCGGCATAAAGAAAATCGAAACAAAACGGACAACAAGCGGGTAAAAAAAGTAATTTTGCATACCTAAACCAAACAAAGGATTCATGAAACAAAAAGAAATCAATAAAGTCGAAATACGCAATCTTCAAAAAGAAGATTACGACCAACTGGCTAGCTCTTTCACCCGTGTCTATGCCGACGGTAGCGACGTATTTTGGACTCCCGAACAAATCGACAAACTCATTCGCATATTCCCCGAAGGACAAATCGTCACGGTCGTCGATGATAAAATCGTGGGCTGTGCCCTCTCTATCATCGTAAACTATAACGATGTAAAGAACGACCACACCTACGCCCAAGTCACAGGAAACGAAACATTCGACACTCACACGCGGAAGGGAAATATCCTGTATGGTATCGAAGTGTTCATACACCCCGATTATCGGGGCCTACGCCTCGCCCGACGTATGTACGAATATCGCAAAGAGTTGTGTGAAAAGCTCAATCTGAAAGCGATCATGTTCGGCGGACGTTTGCCGAACTACCACAAATACGCCGACCGAATGCGCCCCAAAGAGTACATCGACAAGGTGCGTCAACGCGAGATATTCGACCCGGTGCTATTGTTCCAACTCTCCAACGATTTCCACGTCCGTAAGGTAATGCGAAACTATTTGCCCAACGACGAGGAGTCGAAACACTTCGCCTGTCTGCTCCAATGGGACAACATCTACTATCAAGAGCCTACCGAAGAATATATATCTCCTAAGACCACCGTGCGGGTAGGCCTCGTACAATGGCAAATGCGTAGTTACAAAACGCTCGACGATCTTTTCGAGCAAGTGGAATTTTTCGTCGATTCCGTAAGCGGCTATCAAAGCGACTTCGTCCTCTTTCCAGAGTATTTCAACGCCCCGCTCATGGCTCGGTTCAACGATGCGAGCGAGTCTCAGGCTATCAGAGGATTAGCTCGATATACCGACGAAATACGAGAACGTTTCATCAATCTTGCAATTCGGTACAACATCAACATCATTACAGGAAGTATGCCGCTGATTAAAGAAGACGGACTGCTCTACAACGTAGGTTTCTTATGCCGTCGAGACGGTACCTACGAAATGTATGAAAAACTACATGTCACCCCCGACGAAATGAAATGCTGGGGATTGAGCGGCGGTAAAGCCATTCGGACTTTCGAGACCGACTGCGCCAAAATCGGAGTCTTGATTTGTTACGATGTCGAGTTCCCCGAACTCTCCCGAATCATGGCCAGCGAAGGTATGCAAATATTGTTCGTTCCGTTCCTCACCGATACCCAAAACGCCTATTCCCGTGTAAGAGTCTGCGCACATGCCCGTGCCATCGAGAACGAATGCTTCGTAGTCATAGCCGGTAGCGTAGGCAACCTGCCCAAAGTACACAACATGGATATTCAATATGCCCAGTCGGGAGTTTTTACCCCCTGTGATTTCGCATTCCCGACAGACGGACGCAGAGCCGAGGCTACCCCGAACACCGAAATGATTCTTATCTCGGACGTCGATTTGGATCTTTTGAACGAATTGCACACCTACGGTAGCGTGCGCAACCTCAAAGATCGTCGCAACGATCTCTATGAAGTGAGAATGAAGAAATAACAAAAACGAAAACGGTCTCTTGAATATTCAAGAGACCGTTTTCATCGAGCGGCAAACGAGACTCGAACTCGCGACCCTCAGCTTGGGAAGCTGATGCTCTACCAACTGAGCTACTACCGCAGTTTTTCATTTCTTATTACGGGGACAAATGTAGAAGTTTTTTTTCTACTTTACAAATTATTGCCGTATTTTTACCACATAGAAAAATCATAAAAACGATATGGTAAAAATTGGTTTGTTGTCCGACACCCATGCTTGGTGGGACGACCGTTACGAAAAATATTTTGCCGAATGTGACGAAATCTGGCATGCCGGAGATATAGGCTCAGTCCAAGTCGCCGACCGGTTCGAAGCCTTGAAACCATTTCGGGCGGTATACGGGAACATCGACGGTCAAGAGTTACGGATTCGCTATCCTCAGCACCAACGTTTCAGCATCGAAAATACCGATATATGGATAACACACATAGGGGGCTATCCGGGCCGATATGCACGCGAAGTGACCCCGGAAATATACATACACCCACCCCAATTATTCATATCGGGTCACTCGCATATCTTGAAAGTTCTTTATGACAAAACCCTACACTGCCTGCACATCAATCCGGGAGCCGCAGGAATGTACGGATTCCACAAAAAACGTACATTGGTACGCTTCGCCATCGATAAGGGAGAATTTAAGGATTTGGAAGTTATCGAACTAGCTGATAATCGATAAGTACAAAAATCAAATATTCAACTCCTGACGAACGGTTTCGATAAATTCCCAAAATACCGAAGCGAAAGGTTCGATAATAGAGCGTTTCGGTTCACCCGAGGGAATGAGCGCATGCAATCCACCTTTGAAACAACGCACATCTATGCGGGTTCCCATCTCTATGGGCTCTCCGTCGAGATGTATCGCACCGGGCTTTTCCCTCTTAATCGTGAGCGATTCGGTCGTGAAGCTCTTGATATTGGAATCTTGATCGATATGTTTGGTAAATAGCAAAAGAGCCAATGCAGCCGTATCGAACGGGGTAAAGGGCATAAGCACCGTGACATCGATTTTCCCGTCCTGCATGCTGGCATGAGGGGCTATATAAGCATTATTACCATATTGCGAGGCATTGCCGCAGGCAATCAAGAAAGCCTTTTCGGTCACCGTCCCGTCAGGCATTTCGATTTGATAAGTTTCCGATTTATATTTGAGATACTCCGTAAGAGCCTTAGCCACATACGACAATTTTCCTCGGCGTTTTCCCTGCGCGAATTTCAAGCTCACCAAAGCATCGAAGCCGACCCCGCAAGTGCAGAAAAAAGGGCGATCGTTTGCCGTACAATAATCCAAATCTACGATCTGCCCGTCGTTGATAATTTCGAGAGCTTTTCGCACGTCCATCGATATACCCAAATGGCGGGCAAGTCCATTGCCCGAACCTACCGGAACGATAGCCAATGCCGTGGAAGTATCGATAAGCTCCCGGGCTATTTCGTTGCAAGTTCCGTCTCCGCCTACGGACAGCACGATGTCCACACTTTCGTCCACGGCCCGGCGAGTCAATTCGGCTCCATGCCCCGCATACTGTGTAAAAACACATTCCACCCGATATTTCGAAGGTTCTATTACTTCCCTTATCAGAGCAGGGATTTCTTCCTTATCTTTTGTTCCCGATATAGGATTTATAATAGCTAAGAGTCTTTTCGGTGCAGACATAGAATTTTCTGTTTTCGAAAAAGCATAGGCAAAACCCGTACATGGAATGAATACAAGACATTCGAACAATCCCGATTCATCGAAACTTAACGGCCCGATTGCCATAGCGGGTGACAAAGGTACGAATTTTTCCCAAACTTTTACAAACCTATAACACGCTTCCGACTTTACGTTATAAACTAAATGATAAAATGGCCAACAAAAAACTCGTATTTCTCAAACAACTTAGTACCTTTGTAGAAGATAGGAGTCTTTGGGTAGAACCAAATCGGAAATACGATTTCCGTTTGTCTCCGAACCCACCTTTCACTATATTTGTAGAATATAGGTTGCGGTTCGACATAGTCAAGTCGGAAATAAATTTCCTATTGACTTTGCACTAACCTTTCACTATATTTGTTGTTTATAATATAAAGCGAACATTAACTAAAAAAGATATATTCCATGAATGCTTTTCAAAACCCATTAATACGTATTATAGCCTCTATCGCCGTAGGCTTGTTACTCATTTTATATCCGAATGCCGCTCTGCCTACGATTCTTTTAATCATCGGTATTCTCATCGGATTACCCAGTCTATACGCTCTCCTCATTTATCTATTGAGCGAGGATAGAAATAAGTTACCCTTCCCCGTTTTATCCTTAGTGATGTTGCTGTTCGGTTGTACGCTTATGCTGTTTCCCGGCTGGTATATAGGCATTACGGTATATGTTTTGGGTGGAGCGCTGGTATTGATAGGAGTTTATCAAATACTCTATCTGCTGACACTTAAAAAAAATCTGAGGAGCAAAGCGGGTTGGCTCTCCTATCTGTTACCGGCTATCGTTCTGCTCATCGGCATAGAAATTTTGGTCAATCCGTTCTCGGCGACCGAGAGGGTTATGGTGATTACTTTCGGAGCGGCAACACTTCTTTACGGTATCACTGACCTGATTTACTATATCCGGTTAAAATAAATTCCGTAAAAATTATTTCTCAAAAATCTATGGAAAGCCTCAGATTTATCTGACGGCGAGTAAGGTAATTGGGCACAGCATATTGCGCATTGGTAATATCCGTCACCCAATAGTACGAGTTCACATTACTTATATCTAACAGGTTAAAGACATCTATTCCTATCCACACGCTTTTCAAATGACGTAAAACGCCTTTCTGCAAAAGTTTATCTTCGCCTCCGACCAAAATACGAGAAGCTCCTATATCGACACGCTTATATGCCGGAGCGCGGAAATAACCTGCC harbors:
- a CDS encoding efflux RND transporter periplasmic adaptor subunit produces the protein MKSKKIIIVTVSTVVAIAILWFCFGGKSKSANYVIETAQAVRGDVSEAVTATGTIEPVTQVEVGTQVSGIIDKLYADYNSIVTKGQLIAEMDKVTLQSELTSQQATYDGAKAEYEYQEKNFFRNKALHEKQLISDTEYEESKYNYAKAKSTFESSEANLAKAKRNLAYATITSPIDGVVISRAVEEGQTVAAGFETPTLFTIAADLTQMQVIADVDEADIGGVQEGQRVIFTVDAYPNDTFEGTVTQVRLEATEESNVVTYEVVISAHNPDLKLKPGLTANITIYTAERRNVVNIPLKALRFVPDPPSGKKRHEPEDLPQQEISGNDSLKIVWVQDGQEWKPRKVVVGMDNSVNVEICSGLEAGETVAIDRKSNISATNRQSSEEKEESPFMPKPPGKKK
- a CDS encoding ABC transporter ATP-binding protein translates to MTTNEIIRLENIRRNFIVGSETVHALRGVNFTINSGEFVTIMGTSGSGKSTLLNILGCLDTPTSGEYYLDGISVRSMGKNERSVLRNRKIGFVFQSYNLLPKTTALENVELPLMYNSSISAKERHELASKALDAVGLSERKNHKSNQMSGGQQQRVAIARALVNNPVIILADEATGNLDTRTSFEILVLFQELHARGRTIIFVTHNPELSAYSSRNIVLRDGKVISDIRNEKQASALEMLQKLPVETD
- a CDS encoding ABC transporter permease, which translates into the protein MNLTNLTKIALKALNNNKLRCFLTMLGIIIGVASVITMLAIGQGSKRSIREQISEMGSNMIMIHPGNMERGGVRQDASSMQTLKLNDYKSISEQAEYVSACSPSVNSSGQFIYGANNYPSTIYGITEDYLDIRKISLEEGSMFTPQDVITSAKVCLIGKTITDNLFPNGESPIGKVIRFNKIPLKVIGTLTPKGYNSMGMDQDDMVLAPYTTVQKRILAITYLQGIYCSALSEELTPQATEEISEILRKNHKIKEGEDDDFEIRSQEELSSMLSSTTDMMTILLACIAGISLLVGGIGIMNIMYVSVTERTREIGLRMSIGARGIDILAQFLIEAVLISVTGGIIGVVFGVGASVIVNVLFKWPVYVQAYSVILSFFVCTITGIFFGWYPARKAANLDPIEAIRYE
- a CDS encoding sensor histidine kinase; the encoded protein is MASDKLHLSKKWNTVFIHLAAWSILFIFPLLFIERFGNINRMHNFSLIKFYIQPICIACIFYINYLWLIDKVLFRKKTIRFILYNLLLVVMANIAIYLVHRMVIPESILHQRPTPIPPPRPGFMQWQDSITLVLVVGLSAAIKVTQKWITTEKERKQLEQERTEAELKKLKNQLNPHFLFNTLNNIYSLIAISPERAQSAVLELSKLLRYVLYENTQPYVPMEKELEFNHNYIELMRLRLARHVQVDVNIPTGLCRGYKIAPLLFITLIENAFKHGTSASTRSFVKINMSEPSPGVIECDIENSSFPKNETDKSGSGIGLKNLSRQLELLYPGKYNLHAESDSHIYRSMLTIDLN
- a CDS encoding LytR/AlgR family response regulator transcription factor, whose product is MILKCCIIDDEPLAIELLESYVKKTPFLQLEASFTSAVQAIERISKGDIDLIFLDIQMPELDGMEFSRMIEGKSRVIFTTAFGQYAVDSYKVNAVDYLLKPFAYTDFLKAAQKALQWFELSSGTGEMHSPDKSYIFVKSDYKLKQIPLDKVLYIEGLKDYVKIYLEDEPHPILSLLSLKSLEEMLPDSRFIRVHRSFIVQGCKIKMIDRNRIVFGKEYIPISDTYKDSFAEFISRHTPLSNK
- a CDS encoding RNA polymerase sigma factor, yielding MNKNEDIAWVTRCALFDDRRAFACLVDKYQVRLKRFFLNLTGGDPVLSDDLAQETFIKVYYNLRSYKGLSSFSTWIYRVAYNVFYDELRKSREWEDASVDEVANLLEQPPECVDRNIDISRALSILRPEERTAITLFFVEDLAVAKIAEIMSISEGTVKSHLFRAKQKLGEYLKKNGYE
- a CDS encoding DUF6249 domain-containing protein, whose amino-acid sequence is MKKMFMMMLLSIVSWTGAVTATEATAPLKSNGPVAQQEAVVAADTLNGMTSSEAFQIRMKELEFERDKTFFQDEPDAEDIIDSLVPLFAIVSPFLIAFLIVFFYIYYRNKKVQSRYRVMEKAIESGRELPEGFFDEPESKRPSKFSTLNQGLVCTAVGIGSFIWCIGGAYELDEGFGALLVGLAAIFTLIGIGKLILYRVESRKEVRDTDEQTTEIE
- a CDS encoding carbon-nitrogen hydrolase family protein codes for the protein MKQKEINKVEIRNLQKEDYDQLASSFTRVYADGSDVFWTPEQIDKLIRIFPEGQIVTVVDDKIVGCALSIIVNYNDVKNDHTYAQVTGNETFDTHTRKGNILYGIEVFIHPDYRGLRLARRMYEYRKELCEKLNLKAIMFGGRLPNYHKYADRMRPKEYIDKVRQREIFDPVLLFQLSNDFHVRKVMRNYLPNDEESKHFACLLQWDNIYYQEPTEEYISPKTTVRVGLVQWQMRSYKTLDDLFEQVEFFVDSVSGYQSDFVLFPEYFNAPLMARFNDASESQAIRGLARYTDEIRERFINLAIRYNINIITGSMPLIKEDGLLYNVGFLCRRDGTYEMYEKLHVTPDEMKCWGLSGGKAIRTFETDCAKIGVLICYDVEFPELSRIMASEGMQILFVPFLTDTQNAYSRVRVCAHARAIENECFVVIAGSVGNLPKVHNMDIQYAQSGVFTPCDFAFPTDGRRAEATPNTEMILISDVDLDLLNELHTYGSVRNLKDRRNDLYEVRMKK
- a CDS encoding metallophosphoesterase family protein, whose protein sequence is MVKIGLLSDTHAWWDDRYEKYFAECDEIWHAGDIGSVQVADRFEALKPFRAVYGNIDGQELRIRYPQHQRFSIENTDIWITHIGGYPGRYAREVTPEIYIHPPQLFISGHSHILKVLYDKTLHCLHINPGAAGMYGFHKKRTLVRFAIDKGEFKDLEVIELADNR
- a CDS encoding diacylglycerol/lipid kinase family protein, with product MSAPKRLLAIINPISGTKDKEEIPALIREVIEPSKYRVECVFTQYAGHGAELTRRAVDESVDIVLSVGGDGTCNEIARELIDTSTALAIVPVGSGNGLARHLGISMDVRKALEIINDGQIVDLDYCTANDRPFFCTCGVGFDALVSLKFAQGKRRGKLSYVAKALTEYLKYKSETYQIEMPDGTVTEKAFLIACGNASQYGNNAYIAPHASMQDGKIDVTVLMPFTPFDTAALALLLFTKHIDQDSNIKSFTTESLTIKREKPGAIHLDGEPIEMGTRIDVRCFKGGLHALIPSGEPKRSIIEPFASVFWEFIETVRQELNI
- a CDS encoding DUF308 domain-containing protein, whose product is MNAFQNPLIRIIASIAVGLLLILYPNAALPTILLIIGILIGLPSLYALLIYLLSEDRNKLPFPVLSLVMLLFGCTLMLFPGWYIGITVYVLGGALVLIGVYQILYLLTLKKNLRSKAGWLSYLLPAIVLLIGIEILVNPFSATERVMVITFGAATLLYGITDLIYYIRLK